The genomic stretch CTAGATGAGGAAACAAAGGAACAGCTTAGTGGGAAAGTGTCGTTCTTTAACTCAGCAGTCGATCGTATTGTACCGATTCAATCGAATCCAGAATCTATCGATGTATTGGTTGAGCCGTATTATGAGTGGGTGGTAGAAACAAAAGAACATATTCCAACAGTTGAAGGAATGAAAATTGTTCCGGACTTAGCACCATTTATTGAACGTAAACTCTTTACGGTTAACACAGGACATGCGGTCATTGCCTATTTAGGTTACTTGCAAAGAAAAGAGACGATTGATCAGACATTAGAGGATGCTGCGATTTACGAACAGGTAAAAAAGACATTGCAGGAAACAGGGGCGTACCTTGTTCATCGATATGGTCTTGATCAAAATGAACATGAAGCATATATTAAGAAAATTATTGAGCGCTTCAAAAATGCGTACTTAAATGATTCTGTCAATCGCGTAGGTCGTTCACCTATTCGTAAGCTGGGGCCGCAAGATCGATTAGTTCGTCCAGCTGTAGAAGCAAAGCAAGCAGGTTTATCATATACAAACTTAGCCAAGGCAATCGCTGCAGCATTGCTGTTTGATCCTTCGGAGGATGAAGAAGCTGTTCAGCTCCAAACAATGCTTGAAGAGCATGGTATTTTATATGTGCTAAGTAAAGTGAGCGACCTACATGAAAATGATGATCTAACCCAGGAAATTATTGAGCACTACTCTCAATTACAGAAATAAAAATATCTTTTCCTAAACGAGCCTTATAATAAAACAAAGGCTCGTTTTTTAATAGGTTAAAAGAGGGAGAGAAGATTGGTGATAAAATCAAAAACATTTCAAGTCAAGGGAATAGAGTATATCATTCGTGTTGCTGCGATCAGCGATGCATCTGCACTTGCTGAATTACGATTACAAATTGATGGTGAAACAGAACATCTCGATCGTGTAAAAGGAGAGGGGATAATTGATGAAGAGAGATTCAGGGAACTGATTTTAATAGATACGTCGACACCTAATCATTTATTTCTCGTCGCGGAGGTAGAAAACAACCTTGTGGGATTCTCTAGGTGTGCAGGCAGTTAACTTCAGCGTCTCATGCATCAAGTTGAATTTGGTGTAGGGGTTAAAAAAGATTTTTGGGGACTAAAGGTTGGTCAGGAATTATTAAATCAATCGCTTCTTTGGGCTGACTACCAAGACTTTGTTAAGGTAACCCTAAAGGTTATTGAAACGAATAAAAGTGCTATACATGTTTATAAGAAGTATGGGTTTGAAATAGAGGGCGTACTGAAAAAAGATAAGAAATTATCTGATGGCAGCTATTACAGCATGCTTATTATGAGTCGATTCTTTAAATAGCTCCGTTGTTTCAGCTTCTTTTCAGAGGGAATAATTGTTATATCAATAGTTATCTGTAACGGAAGGGGAAACGAATAATGAGCTCTAGTATTTATCAAAAATCTACGATGGTAGCACTCTTAGAGGGTGTTTACGATGGAACAATTACAAAAGAAGAGCTTTCTCAAAAAGGAGATTTTGGCCTTGGAACATTCCAGGCGCTAGATGGTGAAATGTTAGCGGTGGATGGGGATTTTTATCATTTAAGAGAAGGAGAAGCGATAAAGGTCCATTCAAAAGATATACTGCCATTTGCCGTGATGACGTATTTTAAAGGGAGAACAGAAATTAATCTTGATAAGGTGTTAACTCAGAAAGAGCTTGAGCAACAGCTAGAGGCTAATATGAATAGTAAAAATGTCTTTTATGCAATAAAGGTGGAGGGGGCTTTTCAACAAGTAAAAACAAGAACGGTAGCTAAACAAAACAAGCCCTATCCACCAATGACGGAAGTTGCAGAAAGCCAGCCTGTTTTTGAGTTGGAAAATGTTAAGGGAACTATGGTTGGATTTTTCACTCCAGCTTATGTAGCAGGTATAGGTGTGCCAGGGTACCATTTTCATTTTATTGATGAATATAAAACGGCAGGTGGTCACGTTTTAGATGTGACCGTTGAGGATGTAAAGATAAGTTTAGAAGAAAAAACATCGTTGGAGCTGGACCTTGATAATACCCAATGTTTTCGTAACGCAGATTTAGATAAAGAAGATATTCAAAAAGAAATTGAAGAAGTAGAATAGAGCAAAGCATCGTTTAAGCGGTGCTTTTTTTAATGCAAGCAAGCTTCAACTTTTAAGTACCATAATTGCTAAAAAAACTTCTTGTGCTTAGCTTTAAAACATGTATAATAATACGAGTTGAAAGTAAACTTTAAGTTAAGTGTTATAAAACTTTATTTACTAGAAGTTTACTTATTTTAAACATGTCGAGGTTTAAATAAATGGAGATAGGTAAGAAGATTAAGAACTTACGTTTAAAAAAAGGGTTAACGCAAGAAGAGCTTGGAGAACGGACGGACCTTAGCAAAGGTTATATTTCACAGTTAGAGCGAGATTTAAGCTCGCCTTCTCTTGAAACGTTTTTTAGTATTTTAGAAGTGTTAGGTTGCCAACCAAAAGAGTTTTTTGATCAAGATACAACCGTGCAAAAAGTTGTATATAAAAAAGAAGACTACACAAATTATTGTGATGAAGAAAAAGGCTATCATATTGAATGGTTAGTTCATGAATCGAATGAAAAAGAAATGGAGCCTATTCGGTTAATTTTAGAACGAAAAGGTGAATTTAAAGAATTTGAGCCTTCCCTATCTGAGACCTTTGGCTATGTTCTAAAAGGAGCTGTTATTGTTCAAATTGGTCAGCGAACGTATGAAGCGAAAGAAGGAGAAACAATTTATTTTCAAGCTGCTGAAGAGCACAAAATGTTTAATGCCTACGACGGCGTCACTGAGCTTATTGTGGTAGCGACAGAGTCATATTTATAAAGAGATTAAGAGGAGAGAAGATTGAAATGAACGATAATCAAGCGATTATTCGCTTTGAAAATGTAACAAAGCAATACGATAACGATTCAATAGTGCTTGATAGCGTAAGCTTTGAAATTGAGAGAGGGAAATTTTACACGTTACTAGGTCCATCAGGGTGTGGTAAAACAACTATTTTACGTTTAATTGCAGGGTTTACAGAGGCTTCAAGCGGAGATATTTATTTCAACGGTAAGAAAATTAATTCCGTACCAGCTAACAAACGTCAGGTTAATACCGTTTTTCAGGATTATGCATTATTTCCGCATCTTAATGTATTTGAAAACATTGCATTTGGATTACGAATAAAAAAAGTAAAGAATGCCGAAGTCAAAGAACGGGTGAGTGAAGCACTTCGATTCGTCAATCTAGAAGGATATGAAAATCGTGAAATTAAAGAGATGTCTGGAGGCCAACGTCAACGCGTGGCAATTGCTCGAGCAATTGTAAATCAACCGGAGGTCATTTTACTTGATGAACCACTATCAGCATTGGATTTAAAGCTGCGTACGGAAATGCAGTATGAACTAAGAGAGCTTCAGCGCCGATTAGGCATTACATTTATTTTTGTTACGCATGATCAAGAAGAAGCATTAGCGATGTCCGATGAAATCTTTGTACTTAACAAAGGGAATATCCAGCAAAGCGGTGCACCAACAGATATTTATGATGAACCTATTAATCGTTTCGTAGCAGATTTCATTGGAGAGTCAAATATTATTCCAGGAAGTATGGTTGAAGACTTTGTCGTAGAGTTTGCAGGAGAACGCTTTGAATGTGTGGATAAAGGCTTCAATCCAAATGAAAAAGTAGAAATTGTCATCCGTCCAGAGGATTTAGAAATTACGGATCCAGAAAAGGGTAAAATTCAAGTGAAAGTTGACTCTCAGCTGTTTAGAGGGGTCCACTATGAAATTTGTGGATACGATAAGGATGGAAACGAGTGGCTTGTGCATTCAACAAAAAAAGCAACAGTAGACGAAGAGATCGGTCTTTACTTTGATCCTGAAGCAATTCACGTTATGCGCTTTGGTGAAACAGAGGAAGAGTTTGATAAAAGGCTAGAAGCATATGGTGACGAGACTCATGCAAACTAAGTCACGTAATATTTATTTAATACCTTATCTGCTTTTTATTGCTTTGTTTGTTATTGCACCGATTGCCTTAGTTGTTTATTATTCGTTCTTTGATATTCATAATGAGTTTACCTTCGCTAACTATGAGAAATTTTTTACACCAGTTTATTTAAAAATGACGCTCAGCTCGTTTTGGTATGCTTTTTTGATTACGCTATTTTCGTTACTAATTGCTTATCCTACAGCGTACTTACTAACCAAAACAAGACATAAGCAGCTATGGCTGTTGTTAATTATTTTACCGACTTGGATTAACTTACTGCTAAAAGCGTATGCATTTTTAGGGATTTTCGGTACGTACGGAACAATTAATAGTTTTAGTGAGTTTTTAGGGTTTGGCACTCATCAAATATTATTTACTGATTTTAGTTTTGTTTTTGTATCTGTTTATATCTTTATTCCATTTATGATTTTACCTATTTTCAACTCGTTAGAAGAGCTGAACCCTTCTTTAATATACGCATCCAGAGATCTAGGGGCTTCTTCATGGACAACATTCCGTCGCGTTGTATTTCCGCTCACATTAAATGGTGTGAAGTCCGGATGCCAAGCAGTCTTTATTCCTGCATTATCACTCTTCATGATTACTCGTCTAATTGCCGGGAACCGAGTAATTACGCTTGGTACAGCAATTGAACAGCATTTCTTAGTAACACAAGACTGGGGAATGGGAGCGACGATTGCGGTCTTCTTAATTATTGCGATGGCAATTATGATGATTGCAACTGGAACTAGAAAGAGAGGGCTATAAAATGATGAAGAAATGGAAATGGAGCAATATATATTTAATTTTGGTTTTTGTCATTTTATATGCGCCAATTTTTTACCTTATGTATTACTCATTTAATAGTGGGGGCTCAATGAGGGAGTTTGAAGGCTTTACATTGCAGTGGTATAAGGAAGTCTTCCAAGATACAAGACTATTAATTATTGTATTAAACACGCTTATTATTGCATTGCTTTCATCGGTGATTTCAACCATTCTTGGAATCATTGGAGCGCTTGCAATTATTTATGTAAAAAGAAGAAGAATTCAAAATACGCTGTTGACGTTAAATAATGTTCTCATTGTTAGTCCAGATGTCATCATAGGAGCTTCTTTTCTTATTTTATTTACGATTGTTGGGATTAAGCTGGGCTTTACATCTGTTCTGCTTGCCCACATTGCTTTTAGTGTACCAATTGTTGTCATTATGATTCTCCCGAAGCTTCAAGAAATGAGTTCAACTTTGATTGATGCAGCAAGGGATTTAGGTGCAAGTCGTTTTCAAGTATTGTCAAAAGTCATTTTACCGTTTATTGCACCAGGAATCTTTGCAGGCTTCTTTTTAGCACTAACTTATTCATTAGATGATTTTGCAGTTACGTTCTTTGTAACGGGAAATGGGTTTTCTACACTGTCAGTTGAAATTTATTCACTAGCAAGACGTGGCGTATCATTAACAATTAATGCATTGTCTACTCTGATTTTCTTATTCACTGTGCTATTGGTAGTGGGCTACTACTTTGTTAGTCAACGCAATCTTCGTACGAAAGGAGGCGGGGGTGAGAAATGAAGCAATTAATGCGGTCATTTATTGTTATTGTAGCCATTTCACTCGTCTTAATGTACGTTGTATCTCAGTTAAACTCTGCTCAAGGATATTCAGGAGACAATACTCTGACTGTTTATAACTGGGGGGACTATATTGATCCAGAAATTATTGATGAGTTTGAGGAAGAGACAGGGATTAAAGTTATCTATCAAACGTTTGATTCCAACGAGGCAATGATGACAAAAATTGAACAAGGTGGCACTACGTTTGATATTGCGGTACCATCAGAGTATGCCATTAGTAAAATGAAGGAAGAAGATTTACTACTTCCTGTAGATCATAAGCAGCTACCTAACTTAAAGCATATTAATCCACGCTTTCTGAACTTATCGTTTGATGAAGGAAATAGATATTCTATTCCTTACTTCTGGGGAACAGTAGGTGTTGTCTATAACAAAGAAATGCTAAACGGCAAGGAAATTACGAGTTGGGACGATCTATGGGATCCAAAGTTGAAAAATCAAATCCTTTTAGCTGATGGGGCACGAGAAGTGATAGGGATGGGACTTAATAGCTTAGACTATTCGCTAAATGACACGGATAAAAAGCATTTAAGAGAAGCGAAAGAAAAGTTAGATACGTTAACACCCAACGTGAAAGCAATTGTTGGAGACGAAATTAAAATGTTGCTAGCAAATGAAGAGGCAGCGGTAGGGTTAGTTTGGTCTGGTGATGCTTCAGAGATTATGAGTGAAAATGAGAATCTAGATTATGTAGTTCCAGAAGAAGGATCGAACCTGTGGTTTGACAATATGGTGATTCCTAAAACGGCAAACAATATTGAGGGAGCTCATCAATTTATGAACTTTATGTTAGATCCGAAAATTGCAGCTCGAAACGCTGAATACGTGGGGTACTCAACACCAAATGAAAAAGCGTTAGATTACTTACCTGAGGAAGTTGCAAAAGATGAACGTTTCTATCCAGATGAAGCATTAACTGAAAAGTTAGAGGTTTACGATAATCTAGGAAAAGAAATGTTAGGTTACTACAACGAATTGTTTTTAGAATTTAAAATGCATAGAAAATAGGTCTGGTTTTTTGTTGCTTTATGTTGATATCAAGGATAATTGTGTAAAATAAATAGGTTTTACTGCCTGTTGAAAAGATAAAAATAGACCTTTAATATAGAGATAAGGAAGCTAATGACATGATTTATCATGTCATTAGCTTTTTTTATGAAACTTTTTTTAAAATAGGGGAAAAGTAAAGCGTAACACTTATGGCATAGGGGAATAGAGATGACGTGTTAAATTTTTTCATAATAGGAGACAGAATGTGAAGAAACAACAAATTGAATCAATTTACTTTTTAAGATTATTTGCCATGATGATGGTTGTACTTGTACACGTAACGGCAGCGTATGCAAGCGTCCTTCCATATAGCGGAGATGCGTACCAAAAGTATCACTTTATCAATCGCATTATTCGGATAGAAGCGGGAATCTTTATTGTAATTACAGGACTCGTATTCTTTTATAGCTATATTAAGAAGCCGTTAACAAAAGAGTTGTGGAAAAGTTATTATACGAGACGAGTTACATATATCCTTATACCATATATTATCTGGGCATTGATTTATGAAGCATATTCAATTTACGTAGGTGCAAGAGAATTTAACGCAACAGAAATTTTGCTACGCATTTTAAAGGGTGAATCGTACTATCAACTGCACTTTATTTTCTTAATTGTGCAAATTTATCTTGTTTTACCTGTTTTTGTATGGATTGCTCAAAAGTTTACTTTTTTTCGCCGCTATATGTGGTTATTCGGAGTCGTCCTACAGTTAGTTTATCTTCAATTAAATTCAATGTACGGCCTGGTATCATTTACTTTATTCATTAGTTCGTTATCTACTTTCCTATTAGGAGCATGGATTGGCGTTTACTATAATGAACAGAAAGCAAAAAGCACCAATAAATCTACGATTGTGTTGCTAATTGTTGCGCTAATTGCAGGAGCAGTCGTCTCTTCTTTACATTATTATGTGTATACAGTTAAGACACTTTACCTATCGGGAGTTATGTACGAGGTCATCAATACATTTTATCTCGTATTAGGTAGCTATGTAGCCTTCCGTATCGGAGAGATTTTGGCCGCAAAACTTCCTAGAAGAGCAGTTATTACAGTTCGAAATATTGCAATGTACTCTTTTGGTTTTTATTTAATTCATCCTTTGGTGTTAAATATTGTCTCTGGATTTGTACCAGCACATAGTAATCAATTATTTCATATTGAGATGCTAATTCGTTATATATTAACTTTAACTCTATGTTACCTTATTATCTGGGCTTGTCATCGGTTTTTACCGTTTGCAAATTTATTGTATGGAAAGCTTCCAAAGAAAGCTGTATTTTTATATAAGCGTGAAGCACAATAATTATTAAAGTGGTAAAAAGACCAACTCTTTTTACCACTTTTTTATTGGAGTCGGAAGTCCCTTACTGATTGGAGTAGAAGCTGTTATGATAACAAGTAAGTCAAAAATAAATTATAATTTGACTCACATCTGCCCACTTTTTACATAAGTAATAAAGAAAGAAACTGTTTCCTATAAGGATAGAGAAAGTGATAAAATAGAAAAGATGAAATTGTGTTAGGAGGAACACTTGTGAAAATTAAGCTTGGTCTTTTATACGGGGGAAAATCCGCTGAACATAAAGTATCTCTACAAACAGCTTTAGCAGTAACAAAAGCAATTAACCATGATAAATACGAAGTGCATCCAATTTATATTACTGAAACAGGCGAATGGGTTCGCGGTACAAAATTGATGGGTCCACTTGAAACAGTCAACGAACTTGAGATTAGTAACAGTGGTACGGTTATTTCATCCGTATCTTTAAATACAAATATGTTCGCTTTATCCGATGTGAAAAATGAAGAAACGCTTGATGTAATCTTCCCACTTCTACACGGTCCAAACGGTGAAGATGGAACAGTCCAAGGGCTGTTAGAACTATTAAACCTACCTTACGTAGGGAACGGAGTGTTAGCATCTGCAGCAGGGATGGATAAAGTCGTGATGAAACAACTTTTCTCTCAAGCAGGTTTAAAGCAAGTAAAATACGAATATTTCATTCGCAAAGAGTGGGATGAGAACCGTGAAGCATCATATGAAGCTGTTGAGAAAAACTTAGGGTATCCATGTTTTGTCAAGCCAGCGAACTTAGGTTCAAGCGTTGGTATTAGTAAATGTGATAATCGTAACGAATTAGAAGCAGCATTTGAAGAAGCCTTCCAATTTGACCGTAAAATTATTATTGAAGAAGCGGCAATTGGACGCGAAGTGGAAATTGGTGTATTAGGTAATGATGATCCATCTTGCTCAGTTGTTGGAGAAATTTTACCAAAGGCTGCTTTCTATGACTATAAAGCGAAGTACGAAGATGGTAGCACGGGTCTTGCTATTCCGGCTGAAATTAGCCAAGAAACGTATGTAGAAATGAAAGAATTGGCAATTAAAGCATTTAAAGCAATTGATGGCTCAGGGCTTGTTCGTGCTGATTTCTTCTTAACAAAAGAAGGCGAGTTAATTATTAATGAAGTAAATACAATGCCAGGATTTACACCGTTTAGCATGTTCCCGTTACTATGGAAGCATGCAGGTGTTGAATATCCAGTGTTAATTGAAACATTAGTAGATTTAGCGCTTCAGCGTCATGATGAAAAGCAAAAAATTAAACATACGATGTGAGAAAAAAGCTAACACTATTCAAAATGAATAGTGTTTCTGCTTTTTGTGAAAGGAGCTATAAACATTATGATTAATCGAAAGCTAAAAGATGTAGTGAAGATGATTCCAAACAGCAGCTTAGCTCATGGTGACGAAAAGGTTCATATTAAAGGGGTTTCAATTGATACAAGAACATTGCAACCAGAGAATTTATATGTACCAATTAAAGGTGATCGATTTAATGGCCATGACTTTGTTGAAAAAGCAATTGAAGCAGGTGCTGTGGCAACTTTATGGAATAAAAATGAAAAAGATATTCCGCAAAATGTACCTGTCATTTTGGTAGACGATACGCTTGAAGCCCTACAGAAATTAGCAAAAGCATATCGTCATGAACTAGCTGTAAAAGTTGTAGGAATTACGGGAAGTAACGGGAAAACAACAACAAAAGACATGGTCGATGCCGTTTTATCGACAACGTATAAAGTTTTAAAAACAGCAGGGAATTTTAACAATCACATCGGCATGCCATTAACAATCTTACGCTTAGAAGAAGATACGGATATTGCTGTTCTGGAAATGGGAATGAGTAGCCGCGGTGAAATTGAGTTTTTATCGAATTTGGCTGAGCCTGATGTTGCGGTCATTACAAACATCGGGGAATCTCACCTCCAGGATTTAGGTAGCCGAGAAGGAATTGCTGAAGCAAAACTTGAAATTACAAGTGGTCTATCAGAGCAAGGACAATTTATCTTTAATGGTGATGAACCTCTTTTAACAAGTCGAGTAAACAATCCAAAGTTTAAAGTTATTACGTTTGGAAGTTCACCAAATAATGACCTTTCTTTAACGAATATGACAAGAGAAGAACATGGAACGACATTTTTCGTTTCACGTGAAACACAAAAGTTTTTCATTCCTGTATTAGGTGAGCATAATGCACATAATGCGATGGCTGCTATTGCTGTGGGTCGCTACTTTAACCTGAGTGATGAAACAATTGCACAAGGGTTAGCTGAATTAAAGCTGACAAATATGCGAATGGAATTAGTGAAAGCTAAGAGTGGTTTAACGTTTATTAACGATGCGTATAATGCAAGTCCAACATCAATGAGAGCAGCGATTAAGCTAATCCATGAGATTAATGGTTATAATAAAAAAATCTTAGTGTTAGGAGATATGCTCGAACTTGGTGATCAAGAAATACAATTTCATAATGAGATTGGGAAATTTATTGATCCTGCTGCAGTGGAATATGTATTTACATACGGTCCGCTAAGTAAAGAGATTGCTTCAGGAGCACAAGAGAATTTTCAAGAAGGAAAAGTTCTTCATTTTGACGATAAAGATACGTTAGCAGATCATTTACAATCTGTTAGCTCTTCAAATGATATTGTATTGGTGAAAGCATCTCGAGGTATGAAGCTTGAAGAAGTAATTACTAAAGTCATGTCGAAATAAGAAGAGGAATAATAGAATAAGCTCTATTGCAAATAAAAACTCATAGTGTTATGATGTAATTTGAGTGTCTTGAGATGCTTATTCTCTAAACGTTGATTTCATTAAGTAATCGTTTAGAGCATTTTCCGGGTATCGGGGAATGCTTTTTTTTGTAAAATATAGATAGTCTAAATATAGAAGGAGTTTGAAAAATTTGGCATTATTTCAAGAGTTAGGTTTAAGTCAACAGCTAAACAATGCTGTTAGTAAAATGGGTTTTGAG from Bacillus sp. 1780r2a1 encodes the following:
- the budA gene encoding acetolactate decarboxylase, with protein sequence MSSSIYQKSTMVALLEGVYDGTITKEELSQKGDFGLGTFQALDGEMLAVDGDFYHLREGEAIKVHSKDILPFAVMTYFKGRTEINLDKVLTQKELEQQLEANMNSKNVFYAIKVEGAFQQVKTRTVAKQNKPYPPMTEVAESQPVFELENVKGTMVGFFTPAYVAGIGVPGYHFHFIDEYKTAGGHVLDVTVEDVKISLEEKTSLELDLDNTQCFRNADLDKEDIQKEIEEVE
- a CDS encoding UDP-N-acetylmuramoyl-tripeptide--D-alanyl-D-alanine ligase, with amino-acid sequence MINRKLKDVVKMIPNSSLAHGDEKVHIKGVSIDTRTLQPENLYVPIKGDRFNGHDFVEKAIEAGAVATLWNKNEKDIPQNVPVILVDDTLEALQKLAKAYRHELAVKVVGITGSNGKTTTKDMVDAVLSTTYKVLKTAGNFNNHIGMPLTILRLEEDTDIAVLEMGMSSRGEIEFLSNLAEPDVAVITNIGESHLQDLGSREGIAEAKLEITSGLSEQGQFIFNGDEPLLTSRVNNPKFKVITFGSSPNNDLSLTNMTREEHGTTFFVSRETQKFFIPVLGEHNAHNAMAAIAVGRYFNLSDETIAQGLAELKLTNMRMELVKAKSGLTFINDAYNASPTSMRAAIKLIHEINGYNKKILVLGDMLELGDQEIQFHNEIGKFIDPAAVEYVFTYGPLSKEIASGAQENFQEGKVLHFDDKDTLADHLQSVSSSNDIVLVKASRGMKLEEVITKVMSK
- a CDS encoding acyltransferase → MKKQQIESIYFLRLFAMMMVVLVHVTAAYASVLPYSGDAYQKYHFINRIIRIEAGIFIVITGLVFFYSYIKKPLTKELWKSYYTRRVTYILIPYIIWALIYEAYSIYVGAREFNATEILLRILKGESYYQLHFIFLIVQIYLVLPVFVWIAQKFTFFRRYMWLFGVVLQLVYLQLNSMYGLVSFTLFISSLSTFLLGAWIGVYYNEQKAKSTNKSTIVLLIVALIAGAVVSSLHYYVYTVKTLYLSGVMYEVINTFYLVLGSYVAFRIGEILAAKLPRRAVITVRNIAMYSFGFYLIHPLVLNIVSGFVPAHSNQLFHIEMLIRYILTLTLCYLIIWACHRFLPFANLLYGKLPKKAVFLYKREAQ
- a CDS encoding ABC transporter permease, whose product is MMKKWKWSNIYLILVFVILYAPIFYLMYYSFNSGGSMREFEGFTLQWYKEVFQDTRLLIIVLNTLIIALLSSVISTILGIIGALAIIYVKRRRIQNTLLTLNNVLIVSPDVIIGASFLILFTIVGIKLGFTSVLLAHIAFSVPIVVIMILPKLQEMSSTLIDAARDLGASRFQVLSKVILPFIAPGIFAGFFLALTYSLDDFAVTFFVTGNGFSTLSVEIYSLARRGVSLTINALSTLIFLFTVLLVVGYYFVSQRNLRTKGGGGEK
- a CDS encoding ABC transporter substrate-binding protein, which produces MKQLMRSFIVIVAISLVLMYVVSQLNSAQGYSGDNTLTVYNWGDYIDPEIIDEFEEETGIKVIYQTFDSNEAMMTKIEQGGTTFDIAVPSEYAISKMKEEDLLLPVDHKQLPNLKHINPRFLNLSFDEGNRYSIPYFWGTVGVVYNKEMLNGKEITSWDDLWDPKLKNQILLADGAREVIGMGLNSLDYSLNDTDKKHLREAKEKLDTLTPNVKAIVGDEIKMLLANEEAAVGLVWSGDASEIMSENENLDYVVPEEGSNLWFDNMVIPKTANNIEGAHQFMNFMLDPKIAARNAEYVGYSTPNEKALDYLPEEVAKDERFYPDEALTEKLEVYDNLGKEMLGYYNELFLEFKMHRK
- a CDS encoding ABC transporter ATP-binding protein; the encoded protein is MNDNQAIIRFENVTKQYDNDSIVLDSVSFEIERGKFYTLLGPSGCGKTTILRLIAGFTEASSGDIYFNGKKINSVPANKRQVNTVFQDYALFPHLNVFENIAFGLRIKKVKNAEVKERVSEALRFVNLEGYENREIKEMSGGQRQRVAIARAIVNQPEVILLDEPLSALDLKLRTEMQYELRELQRRLGITFIFVTHDQEEALAMSDEIFVLNKGNIQQSGAPTDIYDEPINRFVADFIGESNIIPGSMVEDFVVEFAGERFECVDKGFNPNEKVEIVIRPEDLEITDPEKGKIQVKVDSQLFRGVHYEICGYDKDGNEWLVHSTKKATVDEEIGLYFDPEAIHVMRFGETEEEFDKRLEAYGDETHAN
- a CDS encoding mannitol-1-phosphate 5-dehydrogenase; translated protein: MKTVVHFGAGNIGRGFIGALFAQSGYHVTFVDIAQPIIDKLNEDKRYHVKTAAEDTEIIEVNNVSGLNNMTQEQEVLEALKTATYITTAIGPTILPRIAPLIAKGLAARVKETDEKVYVIACENQISATELLKGYILECLDEETKEQLSGKVSFFNSAVDRIVPIQSNPESIDVLVEPYYEWVVETKEHIPTVEGMKIVPDLAPFIERKLFTVNTGHAVIAYLGYLQRKETIDQTLEDAAIYEQVKKTLQETGAYLVHRYGLDQNEHEAYIKKIIERFKNAYLNDSVNRVGRSPIRKLGPQDRLVRPAVEAKQAGLSYTNLAKAIAAALLFDPSEDEEAVQLQTMLEEHGILYVLSKVSDLHENDDLTQEIIEHYSQLQK
- a CDS encoding XRE family transcriptional regulator, translated to MEIGKKIKNLRLKKGLTQEELGERTDLSKGYISQLERDLSSPSLETFFSILEVLGCQPKEFFDQDTTVQKVVYKKEDYTNYCDEEKGYHIEWLVHESNEKEMEPIRLILERKGEFKEFEPSLSETFGYVLKGAVIVQIGQRTYEAKEGETIYFQAAEEHKMFNAYDGVTELIVVATESYL
- a CDS encoding D-alanine--D-alanine ligase, producing MKIKLGLLYGGKSAEHKVSLQTALAVTKAINHDKYEVHPIYITETGEWVRGTKLMGPLETVNELEISNSGTVISSVSLNTNMFALSDVKNEETLDVIFPLLHGPNGEDGTVQGLLELLNLPYVGNGVLASAAGMDKVVMKQLFSQAGLKQVKYEYFIRKEWDENREASYEAVEKNLGYPCFVKPANLGSSVGISKCDNRNELEAAFEEAFQFDRKIIIEEAAIGREVEIGVLGNDDPSCSVVGEILPKAAFYDYKAKYEDGSTGLAIPAEISQETYVEMKELAIKAFKAIDGSGLVRADFFLTKEGELIINEVNTMPGFTPFSMFPLLWKHAGVEYPVLIETLVDLALQRHDEKQKIKHTM
- a CDS encoding ABC transporter permease; the encoded protein is MQTKSRNIYLIPYLLFIALFVIAPIALVVYYSFFDIHNEFTFANYEKFFTPVYLKMTLSSFWYAFLITLFSLLIAYPTAYLLTKTRHKQLWLLLIILPTWINLLLKAYAFLGIFGTYGTINSFSEFLGFGTHQILFTDFSFVFVSVYIFIPFMILPIFNSLEELNPSLIYASRDLGASSWTTFRRVVFPLTLNGVKSGCQAVFIPALSLFMITRLIAGNRVITLGTAIEQHFLVTQDWGMGATIAVFLIIAMAIMMIATGTRKRGL